TCGTGTGATCGATTTCATCGACGCCGTCGGTTTTCAAAATACCAATTGACCGCGTTAATTTCGCCGCCCAATATGATGATGAATCCGGTTAAATAAAACCAGATCATCAGGACAATAAAGCCGCCAAGACTGCCGTAGGTCGCTTCATAATGACCGAAGTTGCCGACGTAGTACGAAAACCCGAGAGAGGCTGCCTGCCAGCCGGCTGCGGCAATGACGGCTCCGACGATGACATCTTCGAAACGAATCCGTTTGTTCGGCGCGAAAAAATACAAACAAGAAAGGACGATGACCGATAGGAAAAAACTGACCAGCCAGCGGAGCACGTCCCAAACGGCCGTCCACTCGTAACCGAGCCCGAGATGATTGAAGATAAAATCACCGAGCACTTTTCCGAACACGGGCAGCGCAAGCGCAACCATGATGAGCCCGACGATGGCAAGCGTCAACAAAACCGCCAAACCACGCGCCACGACAAAGTGCCGGCTCTCCTCAACGTTATAGGCTTTGTTCAATACACGAATTAAAGCGTTGATCGCATTGGACGCCGTCCAAATCGTGAACAAAAGACCGAACGACAGCAATCCGCTCCTTTGTTCGTCCAATATCGCCTTGATCGTCCCTTTGATATCGAAAGCATGTTCTGGTGCATATTGTTGGACGAGATTTAGAACCGCTTCCGAGCCGATGCCGAGATAACCGAGCAAGGCGAGTGAAAAAATCAAAAACGGAAAAAGCGACAGCAAAAAATAATAAGCGAGTTGCGCGGACAAATCAAAAATCCCGTCCTCCATCAAGCGTCGAAACAATACTTTGCTATACCGTCGCACGATTGGAATCGGATGAATTCCCATACAAAATCCTTCCTTGCCGCGGAGACCGACCGCCTTACGCTCCCATCACCTCAATCGGCCTCCGTCCTTTTTATCTCTTCCGCCGAATCCTTCAACGATTCCCCCAACTCCTTCAACTCGCCGCCCGTCTCCTTCACAGACCGATACGTCTCCCGCGACTGCTCGCGCACTTCCCGGATCGTCTTCGCGATCTGCTTCGTTTCCGCATTCACCTCTTGCGCAATCCGCTTCACGTTCTCCGTCATCGCCTGCACCTCTCGGCGCATGCCCGCCGGATCCTCCTTCACCGCGCGCGCCAGATCGCCGGTTGCCTCGGCGGCTTCCCTCGCGTTCCGGCTTACCTTTTCCCTCGTCGGCTTATGAAAAAGCGACGCTGCCGCCCCCGCCAAGCCTCCGAGCACGATGCTTCTCAAAAACAGACTTTTGTTTCGCTTCATCGTCGAAACCTCCTTCCTTCGTAATCCTTCTTAGTCTTTTCCCCGTGCGCCCCGGAATAAACCGGCCTTAGCCTGCATATTTCGCAAGCACGCGGTCCACCGCGCCGCCGTAAGATTCCCCGAACGCGTTCAAATGAATGAGCAAATAGTAGAGCTGGTACAACTCTCGCCGGTCTTCATATGTATCAGTCAATGGAAACGTCTCTCGATAAGACGCGTAAAAATTGCGAGAATAACCGCCGAACAATTCTGTGAAAGCAAGCTCCAGCTCGTGGTCGCCGTAAAAAACGGCAGGGTCAATCAAGTACGGCCGTCCGTTCTCGCCGACAATCCAGTTCCCGCCCCATAAATCGCCGTGCAGCAGCGAAGGTTTCACGTCGTTCGGAATCCAGTGATCCAGCCGCGCCATCACCGTTTCAAGCTGCTTTCGTCTGCCGGCAGTCAGTCGCCCTTTCCGTTCAGCAAGTTCCAGCTGAGGCAGCAAACGATAGTCTCGATAAAAAACGATCCAGTCGCGGTGCCAGCCGTTCTGCTGTGCGAACGTCCCGATGTAATTGTCGGAAGCCAAACCGAACGCCTCGCCGAATGAGCGATGCAGCTCGGCAACCTCCCGTCCGAGCCGTTCCTCGGTCTCGGCCGTTTTCCCGCCGCCGATCCATTCGAGAACGAGCACGGCTGTCCCATCGACCGCTCCGTGAAAAAGCACCTCCGGCACAGCCGCCGTCCCCGTTTCAGCAAGCAGCCGTAAGCCTTCGGCTTCATGCTGGAAAAAATCAGCCGGCATTTTCGGATTTAATTTTATAAAATAGGTCGCTCCGGACGTCGCTTTCACGTAATAAGCCTCGTTAATATCACCGCCGTACACCGGTTTCACTGTTTCGAGGGCCGTAAGGTCCCCCGTTTTGGCTGCCGCCTTTTCAACAATTGACTTCATAGATTTTCCCGCTCGCGAATGAAGGCAAGCAATCTTCGGCATCCTTCATTGACTAAATCGTACACCGTATCGAAATCACCGGTGAAAAACGGATCGGGGACGTCAGCAAACTCGCTTTCCTCTACGAAATCGAGCAGCCTCGCCGTGTAAGCGTCACAATCGTAACCCGCCATCCGATGAATCTCGCCAAGATTCTCCGCATCCATCGCAATCACGTATTGAAAATCTTTCAAATCTTGTTCCGTCAGCTTCCGGCCCCGCATTCCTTCGGTGTTCAGCCCTTTTTCCGCCAATTTCTTTTGGGTTCCTACATGCGGAGGTTCTCCGATGTGCCAAGCTCCCGTACCTGCTGAATCGGTTTCGATATCGTTTGCCAACCCAGCTTTCTTGACATGTTCTTGAAACAACACCTCTGCCATCGGCGACCGGCAAATGTTCCCGAGACAAACAAACAACACGCGTGTCATCGTACCTCTCCTTTCCTGCTTATCATTATATACGTTTTTCCGCGCGGGTAAAAATCCGCTATAATGATAGACAAATCGACGCAAAGCGGTGATCGACATGCTGGAAAACTCAGGAGAGCGAATCATCCCCGACTTGATGAAACCGACGAACGGTATGCTGTTAGAACATGTGGCACGTTACTATTTCGCCACCCCGTATGTGAAGGGAAAAGTGCTCGACATCGCCTGCGGCACCGGATACGGAACACAAATGATCGCAAAGTTATGTAAAAATAAAGCAGAAGTTGTCGTCGGCGCGGATAAAGATGCGAAGGCTCTCACGTACGCAAAAGGCCGCTACCATCATCCTTTGATTCGCTGGGCGGAAGCGGACGCCGAAAATGCCGAGCTGCCCTCGGCGCTCGGCACGTTCACCACGATCGTGAGCTTCGAAACGATCGAGCACCTCCACGACGATCGCCGCTTCCTGCGCAATCTCCACGCAATGCTCGAACCCGGCGGCACGCTCGTCCTCTCAACACCGTTCGGCCGCGGACGCGGCCGGCCGACGAACGAACCGTTCCACGTCCATCAGCTGACGCCGGACGAGTTCCGTGCGCTGTTCGGCAGCTTTCGCGACGTCGACTTCTTCTACCAGCGCGGTGTCACGTTCGAGCCCCGCCAGCGCGACGGCATCCGCTACCCGTTCGGCATCGCCGTCGCCCGCAAATGACCCGCCCTAGCCTTCGATGATCTTCACCCGGTAATGGCGTGTGCGCGGTCCGTCGAACTCGCAGAAATAGACACCTTGCCACGTTCCAAGCACGAGATCGCCTTTTTCGATCAGGAGCGTTTGCGACAGGCCGACGGTACTCGCTTTGAGATGCGCCGCCGTATTCCCTTCTCCGTGGTGATCCTTCGGATGCTCCCACGGGTATACCTCGTCCAACCTTCGCAAGAAATCCGTTTTCACGTCGGGATCGGCGTTTTCGTTTACCGTAATCCCTGCCGTCGTATGCATCGAAATTACCGTTATTACGCCTTCCCTCACTTGCGATTGCTTGACGATGTTTCGCAATTCCGAAGTAATGTCGACAATCTCGCTGTGCGAATGCGTCCGTACCGTCAGCGTATGGATCATGCGCGATCCCCTTTCCCTGTCAGTTTATAAGAATCCCGTTTCGTGGAAGCTTCGCCTCTCGAAACCGTTTGATCCATATTTTAGCATGAACCCATCGCAAATAAAAAAGACCGCCTCCCGGTCTGAACTCCCCCATGCTGAGTCGAACCATTGCAAATACAAGGATCAAAAAAAGTGTGCAAAGACACGGAGTCATCACACACTTGGGCCAACCCGAAGGCCGCTTCAACGATTTATTGATCTTTGACATAGGATTGAATCACTTTGTCGTAAGGATATTTTCCGAGCACCTCGACCGCTTTTTCCGCAAGCTTCGTATTCACGGCCGTGCTGAAATCGATTTCCCCTTTCAACGCCCCTTGTTTTTGATAAAATTCGTATTGGTCTTTAATGTTGTCGACGAACATTTTCCCGTTCGGGTTCAAGCCTGTGACGGCTACCTTCTTCCAAATGTCCGGGTCCTTGAGCGACGTATGCTTCGTCATGATCTCGATTACCTCATCCGTGCCTTCCCCTTTCAAGAACGCGTCGTTGTAGTCGCGAACTCCCTTCAAGTAAGCAACCATGAAACGCAGCGCGACGTCTTGGTTCTCATTGACGAACTGCGGTGAACCGAGCACCATTGCGATTTGCGCCTTCGGCGCGTAATCGGTTGTGTCCCCGAAACGGACCGCGATATCCTTCGCTTCGCCTTTCGTTATGAGCGGCTCGATTTGCAAGGCGGCATCGATCGCACCGCTGCTCAGCGAGGCGAGCATGTTGCCGAAATCAGGCATGAGTACGAATTTCACGTCGTTGCGCGTCAAACCAGCGTGGTCCAGCATGCGCTGAAAAATATAATCATCGACCCCGTTGCGCGAAGAAACGGCAATTCGTTTGCCTTTGAAATCTTTGTACGTCTGGAATTCATCCTTCAATTCTTTGGCGACCACGAACGAAAAATACGACTGGCCTTTAATGTTATGTCCTTTGTCGGCGATCATTTTGACATGGATGCCCCGAGCAATCGAGTTGAAAAAAGAAGCGCTCGAAATGCCCCCGGCGACATCGATTTTCCCCGCCGCTAAAGCAGGCAGCATGTCGTCGCTGTTGGCAAACTTCGCAAACTCGACATGAATGTTGTATTCCTCGAAATAGCCTTTTTCTTGCGCAATGTAAAACCCGGCTCCAGAGGCGGAACCGTCTTCGGCGATCGTCACCGTCGCCTGTTCCTTCAATGGTTTTAACGTTCCGTCTACCGGCTCGCCGCTCACCGCGCGACCTTTCGAACGCTCCATCGTTCCCTTGTCCTCCCCACCGCCGCATCCGGCGAGCACCAGCAACGGCATCACGAACAGCAATACCAACGCTAACTTTTTCAAATTCTGTCCCCCCTAAGTTTTCGCGAAACGCGTATTGCGCGACCCTTGCACTTCTTTCTGCAAATGATCCCAAATCTCAACGAACTGACGGGTTACATCCGCATTTTCTCGAACTTGTTCAATGCTTCTCGGCCGTCCGAGCGCGACTTTCGTTTCCGAAACAATCGTGCCCGGCTGTGCGCTCATCAACAAAATGCGATCACTCAACAGCAACGCCTCGTCAATGCTGTGCGTAATGAAAATCACCGTTTTCCGCGTCTCCTGCCAAATGTTCAGCAATTCCTCCTGCAAGATGAACTTGTTTTGCTCATCAAGGGCGGCGAACGGTTCGTCCATGAGCAACACTTCCGGATCGTTCGCAAACGCCCGCGCAATGCTGACACGTTGTTTCATTCCGCCGGATAATTCTTTCGGGTACAAGCGGGCAAATTTCCTTAACCCGACTTTTTCCAAATAATATTCCGTCTGCGTCCGAACGGCAGCTTTCGGCAGTTTTCTCATTTTCAACCCAAAAGCAACATTCTGTTCTACCGTCAACCAAGGAATGACCCCTTTTTCTTGAAAAATCATCGATTGCAGCGGTTGGT
The Bacillales bacterium genome window above contains:
- a CDS encoding secondary thiamine-phosphate synthase enzyme YjbQ; the protein is MIHTLTVRTHSHSEIVDITSELRNIVKQSQVREGVITVISMHTTAGITVNENADPDVKTDFLRRLDEVYPWEHPKDHHGEGNTAAHLKASTVGLSQTLLIEKGDLVLGTWQGVYFCEFDGPRTRHYRVKIIEG
- a CDS encoding ABC transporter substrate-binding protein, translating into MKKLALVLLFVMPLLVLAGCGGGEDKGTMERSKGRAVSGEPVDGTLKPLKEQATVTIAEDGSASGAGFYIAQEKGYFEEYNIHVEFAKFANSDDMLPALAAGKIDVAGGISSASFFNSIARGIHVKMIADKGHNIKGQSYFSFVVAKELKDEFQTYKDFKGKRIAVSSRNGVDDYIFQRMLDHAGLTRNDVKFVLMPDFGNMLASLSSGAIDAALQIEPLITKGEAKDIAVRFGDTTDYAPKAQIAMVLGSPQFVNENQDVALRFMVAYLKGVRDYNDAFLKGEGTDEVIEIMTKHTSLKDPDIWKKVAVTGLNPNGKMFVDNIKDQYEFYQKQGALKGEIDFSTAVNTKLAEKAVEVLGKYPYDKVIQSYVKDQ
- a CDS encoding YihY/virulence factor BrkB family protein, producing MGIHPIPIVRRYSKVLFRRLMEDGIFDLSAQLAYYFLLSLFPFLIFSLALLGYLGIGSEAVLNLVQQYAPEHAFDIKGTIKAILDEQRSGLLSFGLLFTIWTASNAINALIRVLNKAYNVEESRHFVVARGLAVLLTLAIVGLIMVALALPVFGKVLGDFIFNHLGLGYEWTAVWDVLRWLVSFFLSVIVLSCLYFFAPNKRIRFEDVIVGAVIAAAGWQAASLGFSYYVGNFGHYEATYGSLGGFIVLMIWFYLTGFIIILGGEINAVNWYFENRRRR
- a CDS encoding YtxH domain-containing protein; amino-acid sequence: MKRNKSLFLRSIVLGGLAGAAASLFHKPTREKVSRNAREAAEATGDLARAVKEDPAGMRREVQAMTENVKRIAQEVNAETKQIAKTIREVREQSRETYRSVKETGGELKELGESLKDSAEEIKRTEAD
- a CDS encoding low molecular weight protein-tyrosine-phosphatase, with the protein product MTRVLFVCLGNICRSPMAEVLFQEHVKKAGLANDIETDSAGTGAWHIGEPPHVGTQKKLAEKGLNTEGMRGRKLTEQDLKDFQYVIAMDAENLGEIHRMAGYDCDAYTARLLDFVEESEFADVPDPFFTGDFDTVYDLVNEGCRRLLAFIRERENL
- a CDS encoding fructosamine kinase family protein; its protein translation is MKSIVEKAAAKTGDLTALETVKPVYGGDINEAYYVKATSGATYFIKLNPKMPADFFQHEAEGLRLLAETGTAAVPEVLFHGAVDGTAVLVLEWIGGGKTAETEERLGREVAELHRSFGEAFGLASDNYIGTFAQQNGWHRDWIVFYRDYRLLPQLELAERKGRLTAGRRKQLETVMARLDHWIPNDVKPSLLHGDLWGGNWIVGENGRPYLIDPAVFYGDHELELAFTELFGGYSRNFYASYRETFPLTDTYEDRRELYQLYYLLIHLNAFGESYGGAVDRVLAKYAG
- a CDS encoding class I SAM-dependent methyltransferase yields the protein MLENSGERIIPDLMKPTNGMLLEHVARYYFATPYVKGKVLDIACGTGYGTQMIAKLCKNKAEVVVGADKDAKALTYAKGRYHHPLIRWAEADAENAELPSALGTFTTIVSFETIEHLHDDRRFLRNLHAMLEPGGTLVLSTPFGRGRGRPTNEPFHVHQLTPDEFRALFGSFRDVDFFYQRGVTFEPRQRDGIRYPFGIAVARK
- a CDS encoding ABC transporter ATP-binding protein; translated protein: MERLTKIFPKKDANVAALENVSLTVGDGEFVCLIGPSGCGKTTLLRILAGLESASSGQFYIHRSSPDQPLQSMIFQEKGVIPWLTVEQNVAFGLKMRKLPKAAVRTQTEYYLEKVGLRKFARLYPKELSGGMKQRVSIARAFANDPEVLLMDEPFAALDEQNKFILQEELLNIWQETRKTVIFITHSIDEALLLSDRILLMSAQPGTIVSETKVALGRPRSIEQVRENADVTRQFVEIWDHLQKEVQGSRNTRFAKT